The Falco cherrug isolate bFalChe1 chromosome 3, bFalChe1.pri, whole genome shotgun sequence genome segment CAGTCAAGCAGGCAGGGGTGCTGGTAGGGCTCGTGACAGAGCAGGCAGACCAGTGGGTGACAGTTGGCCTTCTCCAGCTCCGAGCAGCTCCCCAGTGGGGAGAAAATGCCACCAGCCATCTGCGGGGCAGAAAGCGGCCCCCCCCATACCCCACTTCACTCCCTTTCCCCAGGGGAGCCCCTGTGCGGCACTGCGGCCACCATGGAAAGGACAAATCCTGGCCCCTGGGGCCTGTGAGCTGCTGCCTATTTTTAGGTTATGAGCTGTGTGGCATGAGACTGCCTCGAATGCACCCCTTCCCCTGGCACCACAGgttggggggcagcagggctgggtgggatggCCCCCACAGTGGGGGTGCCCCCCAGGCTGGGTTTCCCCAGAACAGGAGCATCCCCCGGGATGGGGTGTGCACTGCAAAGGAGCATCCCCTGGCATGGGGTGTCCCCTGCAAAGGAGCGTCCCCTTGGGGTGGGGTGTCCCCTCCAAAAAAGCATGTGGTGTCTGCCAGGATGGGGTGTCCCCTGCAAAGGAACATCCCTTGCAGCAGAATGTCCCCAGGGGTGGGAGATCCCGCAAGTGATTCCCCAGGAGGGAGCATCCCCTGCAGCGGGgagtccctgtccccatcatGGGGCACCGTGGCTGGGCGAAGGCGTTACCTCTCCCTGTCTGCAAGCCGGGGGATCGGCTGTGCGGTGCTGGGTCAGGccgtgctgctgctccccacgcGCCGGCTGGAATGAGAGCGATGCCGAGGCGGCAGGGCCTGGCCGCCCCCGTGACGTGGGgcccctggcactgctgggccACGCTATGGCCCAAAAATAGCCCTGCGTGTGCCTGGGCGGCCGGCGGCGAGTCTGGGGTGGCATGGGACTGCATGGCCCTGTGGTACGCCCAGGCTGTGGGGACACTGGCACCCAGGGGTGAGGGTGCAGCCTGGGGTGCAAGGAGGGCACCCCGCAGGCAGTGACTGGGGTGCAGTGACATGTGCACCCCATGGGCAATGAGGCATCCTGGGTGCAGGGGGGCACCCTACGAACAGGGGGGCGCCCTGGGTGTAGGGAGCACGCTGCAGGCAGTGAGGCACCCCTGGGTGCAGAAAAAACCCTGGGTGCAGGGGGCCCCCCACGGGAGCGGGAGCACACCATGGGCGGCAAGGCACCCCCGGGTGCAGGGGGGCACTCCAGGCAGTCAGCAGGGGGCAGCCCACGGGCAGGGAGGCACCCTGTGTGCTGGGGGCACCCTGCAGGTGGCGAGGCACCCTTGGGTGCAGGGGGCACCCCATGAGCAGCGAGTAGCCCATGGGCGTGAGGGCACCCCTGGGTGCAGGGACACGCCCCGCCGCAGGCACCGAGGTGCCCCGGGGAGGCCGCAGtcccccgggccccgccgccgccctctCCGGCCCCGCCGGCaggcctccccccgcccgccgccgcgcgcccgccccgcccagccaggcagcactATGCGCTCGCGGGGCAGTCGGAGGCGTGCGCGGGCGGGGCCGGAAGCCATCGACTCCCTCAGCGATCGGCTGGGGGAGCCTGCGCAGGGCGCGCGGCCCGCGGCGGCCCGGCGGCAGCGTGGGCGCAGGCggagcggcgggcggcgccTGCGCAGTGGCCGCCCGAGGGTGCTTGCGCGCGTGCGCGCGGCGCGGCGCTCCCTTTTTGCCCCTTCGCTGGAGCCGCCATGGCGCCCGTGGTGAGTCTCCGGCggcggccgggacgggccgccttccctccaccccttcccgggggctgccgggccgcCGCCCTCCCCGGTCCCGTCTGTCCCGGCCTGTTCGCCCCCGGCGcggctcccccctgccctggcctgcGCGTGGGGCTGGGCCTGGGCCTCCTCCGGGCCGAGCGCCCGGCGTGCGGCTGGGAgccccgcccgctccccgcagcccccggcccgcaTCCTGCCCCGGGGGCCTGCCCAGCGCTCTCCCACCGGCCCGCAGCTCGGCCCGGTCCCCTTGTCTCCGGCCTGGAGCTCGGTCTGGCCCCCGCTCGTCCCCCGCGGGGCCCGTGTTCTGGAATGGATCTCTCACggctctcttcccctcctccctgcagaaGAAACCTGCAGCGAAAGGtggcaaaaaaaagaagcaggtgTTGAAGTTTACCCTGGACTGCACCCACCCCGTGGAGGACGGCATCATGGACGCTGCCAACTTTGTGAGTGCGGGGCCTCTCCGCTGCCCCGGGGGCAGATGTGATGGCCCTGCCGTGCCCCCATCCCCCGCCCCATCCCCTGGCCCTTCTTCTAGTGGGGGCTGCCAGCTCCATTCCCAACAGCGTATTGGGGAGCATGGCCTCAGCAGGCCCCTGCTGTCTGTTTCAGCCCCTCACTGTGGTGCAGCGTAAAAGCCTGTGTCCCTGGGAAACGCCCAGCAGACAAAAGCAGGCTGGGTGGTGCTGGAAGTGACAAGgtgtttattgtttttaaacGCTTTGCAGTTAAAGCACAAGTGTTTTCCCGACCTGTCGAACAGTACTAGTGCTATTCATCCCTTGTGGGGTGAATTTTCCAGTTCGGTGTCGGGAGCGGTGAGGGCTGGGAGTGCTGAGTTTCAGCACTGTCTGATGAACGTGTTTTCATTCAAACTGCTGGAGCACGTGTTTGaagtgcagggctgtggctgaggTGTCCTCAGAGTATCCCAGCCCAGCTGTCGCTTCACTGGCTGTCCCCTTGGAAGGTGGGAAACGGTGTCCCTGCCTTGTAAATCTGGTGTGTTCAGACCTGAGAGCCTCACTCGGGTGCAGGTCTGAATGGGCCAGCTGGGTTAGCTGTGGATAGCATGGGCAGGCTCAGAGCCTCGTGCCTGCAGGAAGGTGGCTTTTCTCCACTGCCTCTGGAGATAATGGcatttctgtctcttccccAGCTCTTAACAAAAAGCCAAAGTGTCAGGCACAGGCGAGCTTGGGAGGCCACGTctggtgggagctggcagccctggctaaGCGGTGGTGTTCCTTTTTTGCAGGAACAGTTCCTGCAGGAAAGGATCAAGGTGAATGGCAAAGCGGGAAACCTGGGAGGGGGTGTGGTGACCATCGAGAGGAGCAAGAGCAAGATCACAGTCACGTCAGAGGTCCCGTTCTCAAAGAGGTGAGGCGGCAGGGCAGCCCTGTGTCTCAGAGGTGCTGGTCACAGCTGTGAGGCTGTTTCCGGTGCCGGGAGCTGTGGTCAGTTGCTACCAGCAGCATTTGGCCCTTGACGGGGGATTGCCAGCATTCATACAGGATcctggctggcaggagggcCCTGTAAGTGATGTCTCGGTACAAGAATTATGCCAAGGGTCTCGGTTACGTGTTGTGTGATGCTTGGTGTGGTGGCTGCCATTTTGGAATGATTTTTGGGAGAGATATGTGGGTGATGCTTTGCTGGgagggctggtggggtggggggcaggagaGGATGCGCAGCCGAAGGGGTGCCAAGTCTGGAGTTTGGGGGTTGATCTGCAGCCATGCTCTTCTGCTCTCGTCAGAGTGGGCTCCTGccctctgcttcctccttgtGGCTGCCTGTCCTTTGTCTGGCTTCAATAAACGTGGGTTTTGCTGTGGCAGAGACAGCACGGTGAAGCAGCTGGAGATCTACAATGGTGGGAAGAGGAAAACTGTGTGATGCTGGGGCGGTGCTCTGCTCTGTGAGCACAGCGCGGTTGCTCCGTGTTGGTGCCGCACCTGGCatgtcccagcagctgctgtgggagctggcagcGGTTAGCTACCACCGAGCAGGGATCTGTGGTGTGGAGATATGGCACAGTGGTCACGGGGTTGGAGGGTGAGGGGAGGGAAATTATTTCACAGGCTCCGTGTCATGGTGTCACCGATGTGATTGACCCGGCAGCATCTTTTTCCAGCCAAAGCTTTGCCGGGTTGTGCCCAATGGGATGCATTGCTGCTGGTGGCGGCAACCCACGGAACGGGTATTCGCGTTGGCCCAAACCGCAGTGGCGGGGCAGAGCGCACCCCGAAACGCCCGTgcggtgctgctggcagagcagggggggcagggggcagcttTCAGCCACTCTTCTCCCCGCAGGTACCTGAAGTACCTGACCAAGAAGTACCTAAAGAAGAACAACCTGCGCGACTGGCTGCGCGTGGTGGCCAACAGCAAGGAGAGCTACGAGCTGCGCTACTTCCAGATCAACcaggacgaggaggaggaggaggaggatgattGAGCCGGCCCGCCGCCCGGCAGCCATTTTGTACAGTTTCGCTTACCTGGAATAAACGGCGGGGATGGTTGCAGAGAGCCCGCGCTCGGCTGGCGCCCGCGGGCCCCGGGGCCGTTTTCTGGGGGGGATTCGGGGCTtttcggggaggggggggggggggggggagggggagggcgGGGCGCGGTGACGTCCCGGGGGGCGTGGCGTGGCGGCCGCCATCTTGGCGCGGAGCGGCCGCGCCCGCCGCTCGGCCCCGCCGCTGGGGCCGCTCCCGGCATGCGGGGGCCGCCGGGCGGccgggagctgctggaggacgCGGAGAACGAGGAGGACGTCTCGGGTaggcggcgggagggcgggcgggGCCCCCCCCGAGGGGTACGGGGTGAGCGGgctccccggcccggccccggggagcCCCCGTTACCCCCGAGAATGGGTGGTGGGCACTtggcggcggccccgggggcgCCCGGTGagggcccggccccgccccgctccccggcccgCGGGCCCGCCTCAGGGCGGCGCTGgcgccggggggcagcgggctgTGCCCGCGACTCCCTGTCGGGGGGCTCCCTGGTGTCTTCCTCGGGGGTGGGGGCCGTGCGCGGCCGAGCCCCCTGCCCTCTCGGGGGACGCTGGGGGCCGGGATGACGCCCCCCGCAGCAGCGAGCGGGCCGGGGTCACTCCTGGCGCTACCGGTGAGGTTCGGGCCCCTGCCCGGCCAGGGCTGCCATCGGCGTGGGGCGGGAGCCGTGTCCCGGCGGCTCCGGGGTGATGCTGCTGGGTGAGCTCAGAAACGCAAAATAAACATCCTGGCGTTGGCCTTGTGGGGATGGACAGGGCAGCAGCGGGATCGCTGCGGGCTGGGTTTGGGGAGAAAACAGGGatgggaaggtggtggtgggtgtgGAAAGGGTCCCTGAGCTGGTGCGTGCAGCCCAGCCGCGTGCCAGCGgtgctcccccagcacagagctACAGCAAACCAACCTTGGGTGAGCCCTGGCACCCATCGTCCGCACAAAGCCTTCCCTTCGTCCGCCTTCCCTTGTGTCTCTCGGTGGGCTTTCCTTGCAGATCCCAAAGGGAGaagcctgctgctccccagtTACCTGCGGACCCAGATCAGGGAGAGCAAGCAGCGTGTGGGGGCTTCCCCATGCCCCCATCTCCCGGGGGCAAAACACAGGGTGGCAAAACCTGGGGTGTTGACGTGCGGTGGCAGTGGGGAGCTGGGTGCCAGgagtgctggggcaggggtctGCCAATGATCCCTCGAGGCGCAGCAGCGGATCATCTGCCCGTGTGGGTGTCTCCAGGAGAGGCCGTAGAGCTCCATCTCTCATGgcctgatgctgctgctggggtgtgCTCCTCTGCTCAGATGAACGTGAGCGTGGCGCCCCGTGTGCCCGTGCCATCTGCCCGCGTGAGCTGTGCCTTTTGTCCCCAGAAGATGATGACGGGGTGCTGGAAGGACTGGATGAGTTTTTTGTGGAAGAACAAGttgctgtgcagaaaaaaaagaaatccaagaagctgaaagacagcaaGGCTGCCAAAATCAAACGGAGGAAGAAGGAGGTAACACTACATGCTCGCATactgggctggggggctcctCAGCCATGGCACAGAGGCAGGCTGCTCATGGTGCCAACGGTTGCTGTCAAGCACCTCTCCGCTGTTGGTAGATGGAAAGGGGGAGCGTTGTCTGCGCATTCCCTCATCAAGTAGGTGCTCTCCTGGCCTTGGGAGGTGACCCAGAGCCAGGGCATGAGTGGTTCTTGTCCAGCTCAGATTGTCTGGGCTGGAAGTCTGCCCTCCAAGCAGTCTctggagagcagctgtggggagaagTGGCCACCGTGCCTTCTGGCAGCTCTCTGGCTGCCCGCCCCCTCGGGAGGGGCTCGGCTTCATCCAATGTTGATGCATGATGTTGATGCATGCAACGGTATGTTGAAgccctcctgcctgtgctgcagtgcagcacctccttgctgctgtctctggggacaggcaggaaaTCTTTCTGGCATGTCCTGTACCGATGTGGTGGCTGGAGCTCGTGTTTCTGAGGAGGGAGGTGTGAACAGGGGGCATGACTGGGGCAGGACTTGGAGTTTTCTGTGGACATTAGTGTCAGCCATACTTGTCCAGGGTGTTTTGCAAGCGAGTTGGTGTAGGGGTTTCTAGGATTTGGCCTTCTGTAGGAAAACAAAGATGAGGCATTGTATGCTCAAGGACCAGGCCTTACTGAGGCTGCGCTGGGGGTCCTCTGTCTGGCTGGGAAGGCTGGCTGGCTCTGCGTGTGCTCTGCCAGGGCACTTGGCTCAGACATGGCGTGGCACAGGAGCAGAGCTCGCTGCCACATTGTGCCGTGCGGGCTCTGCCACTCGCTCTCTCAtccctgggcagtgctgggtgtgAGGACAGGAGCAGCCATCTTGTGTGCTGGCCCTCTCGCTGAGTAGGTGCCAATAGGCTTCTGGAAAGAAAGGGTGAACGGCAGAGAGGTTCCTcgtcccccttccttccccagtgATGCTGTGGCTGGGGAGAAGTCACTCACCTAGGACAACTAGATGCATCCCCACCCCTTCCCTTGCCAAAGCAGGGCTGAACGATGCTGAGCGACTCTGGTCatcccctcctccagctgctccctgtggGATCTAAGAACAGATTGGCTGGATgaggtggtgtggtttttttcagtgcttttgctgctgatggGAGCATGATGAGCTGCTGATGGGAGCATGatgagctgctgctttaaagAAAGCCAATTCCATCCTGCCAGCCTTTTGCAGAAGTTGTGGCCCCAaggagggctttttttccttcaggggCATGGTGGTGTTGTCTGCGGATACCACGCAAAGCTGGCTCAGGCCCTGCCTCTTCCATCACTGGGTGCATTTTTTGCCTGTGCTGTTTTTCTGGGgagatgcaaaataaaataaaacctcgTGGTGCTTTGATCTCTGTTAATTTTCTGTCAATGTAGCAATGTGTACAGTTTGTGCTGAGTCTGACTGTTCCCTTACTGGAGGTGGGGAGAAAATAGCAGGCTGAGTATTGAGTGTGCTACTTTTTGTCATTAATGCCTTGTGTGGGCAGTTTTAACCAACCTCAGCTCCGCGTGTGGGAGACTGTTCCCTTGTCCATCTAAGCCAGTGTGAAGCTGGTGCTGTAGCTGTCAGTAGGCACCGAGCAGCACCCAGACTGCCTTTAGGATGAGAAGATAAAAGATGGGGGGACCTTGAATGTGGGTTCCTTTTCCTAAACCCCTCCTTAGGAGTTTTGTGGGGTGCATGGATTTCCCCCTGCTGTTGGTCAGTGGGAGTGAGGTGGAAGCCTGCAATGTGGGGCCCAGTGCCTGTGCTACAACTGACAGGTGCCCTGTAGTCCCCTGTGGTTTTGCCGTTGGAGTGTGGGGCAGGAGCACTGCCGTGCTGCACTTGCGCCTGCACTAGCTGCAGTGGAACTCGTCGTGTTTGCGGTGGCGCTGGCGGGAGCCCTGGTGCAGGAATGGATGCTGCAAACCCCTGGAAAAATCTGCATGAAATAACCAGACTGCGGTTAGAACCTCAGTGTATGGAGATGAAGGCCCTTGTCAGCgaagggagcagagaggggGGATTTCGACCTGTACTGCGGCAGTTACCATGACAACCAATTATTCCATGCCAAATGACAACTGTTTATAACCCTGCTGAAGGAAAGGCTCGGTTTGTTCCGAACCGAGAAGGACCATGAGTCCGTAATGGCGGCTGGGTGAAAGTGTTTCTCGGCAGCTGGTGCTTTTGGGCGTTAAGATAAAGTCTGGTTGCCGGGCAGGGGGGCCGGGCGCGGAGGGGCCGGTAGCGGCGGCGGCAgctaggccgggctggggctggcggggccgAGCGCTGTCCGTGGTGCTGAGCCCGGGGCCGGGCGCTGTCCATGGTGCTGCGATCCAGCGCCGCCCGTGGGGCGGAGGCCGGGCGCTGTCCGTGGTGCTGAGGTCGAGCGCCGCCCACGGTGCTGGGCCCGAGGCCGAGCGCTGCCGGTGCCACAGCCTCCCGCTGCGCCCTGGAGCTGCTCCGCACGCCGGCGGGCGGGCTGTGCCGTCCGTGGCCGGAGCGCTCCGGGTGCGGCGGAGGGAGGCCCCAACGCACATGTCCTCTCGCAGGCTCCCTTGGGACCCGAGTGCTCCACCCAGCAGGCGGCGGCATTCCTTAGCGTGGTAACGTGGTCGCTGTCGGTGTTGTGCAGCGCGTTGTGGTCTCTCTTCCAGATAGAAAGCTCAATTCCACCTGACCAGTCTCCACTCTAGCTCTCCCCAGCTTGGTGTGGCCATCTGAGCCTAGTTCCCGCTGGCTGTGGGGGAGCAGGATGCATCCACCAACTATCTAGCAGTTGGCTCAGGTTGCTGCCGAAGCTGTGTGTGACCAAGGCTCTGCTGGAGATGGGAAGCGTCATGTAGCTGCTTGTCTCAGAAAGTGAGGGAACGCATCCAGGCTCACCTGACTTACTCTGCACTCATGCACCCTTCAAGACTGTCTGTGCACCCACCAGGACTGCTTTGTTCATGTGTCAGCTGAAATCCTCCTGCAGTCACACATTTTGACTGCAGCACATAGTGCCCAGctgggcagaaaaagaaaacaacgaCAAAGCAAAACCCTAGCACGATACCTGTCTGAGCTAAAATGCTGCACATGACTGAAGAGATCTGCTCTTCCTTTTGTTTAGTTTCTTAGCTGTTTACACTGTGGTAGAAGAATGCAACCTTATCCatgtaaaactaaaataaacacaggacAGAACGTTGTATATTACCCGTGCTATATCAGTCAAAAATGTTGCCAGGGTGTTGTGTGTCTGacagtttgggattttttagcAGAGCAGTTAGCCGCCTCTCAGAGGCATTGCTCTTTGCTTTACTACGCAGCTGTTTTTAATGTGCATGTTCACTTACTTGCCTTTCTGTCtcctggttttctgtttgtgccaCTGCTCACTGCAGTGgtccctggctgctgtgctATTGCAGCATCTGGGTGCTTTCAGAGGAGCACATTACAATATGGAGGCCAAGCAGGCTTCCATCTGCATGGCTGTGGCTCATTTCTCTTGCCTCTTTTGGTGAGTAAGTCTTGAGGCAAAAGCATAAACTTTCCATTCTGTATACCTTGGTCTAGACaagcttttccaaaacagaGTTTCCTCTTTATTGTGTAACCTTCTCCTCTGGTTTCTGGCACTTCCCTCAGGCATGGGTTGCCTTGTGTGAGCGGATATGTTCATAGTGCTGCTGGAATGGAGGGAGGGAATGGCTCTGTTTACAGATGGGGACTTGGGGCAGAAGGTTGGCCAGGGATCACAGAACTGCCCTGACAAAACAGTTCAAATAACCCAaggatttctttctgtctgctctgctgtggtcaGGCGCTTCTTGCTGTTCCTGAATCTGCTTTGCGTGGTGTTTTTCCTCAGCCCCACAGCTTAACGGCAGGGTTATTTGAGAGAGGGTTGACTATGGCTGGTAACAGCAGTGGCTTTGTGCTGG includes the following:
- the RPL22 gene encoding 60S ribosomal protein L22 → MAPVKKPAAKGGKKKKQVLKFTLDCTHPVEDGIMDAANFEQFLQERIKVNGKAGNLGGGVVTIERSKSKITVTSEVPFSKRYLKYLTKKYLKKNNLRDWLRVVANSKESYELRYFQINQDEEEEEEDD